The Sphingomonas sanxanigenens DSM 19645 = NX02 genome includes a region encoding these proteins:
- a CDS encoding DUF736 domain-containing protein produces MPAIGYVTRDGNGFKGQLKTLSIRTDIEIIPNTGKSGDTQPDYRVSAAGVEVGAGWIRRGEMSGKDYVSLSLAAPEFGPRRLYANLGRAAGQDDDHAFAIIWNPAD; encoded by the coding sequence ATGCCAGCAATCGGATATGTCACCCGCGACGGAAACGGCTTCAAGGGCCAGCTCAAGACGCTCTCGATCCGCACCGACATCGAGATCATTCCCAACACCGGCAAGTCCGGCGACACCCAGCCCGATTACCGTGTGTCGGCGGCCGGCGTCGAGGTCGGGGCCGGATGGATCCGGCGCGGCGAAATGAGCGGCAAGGACTATGTGTCGCTATCGCTCGCCGCGCCCGAATTCGGCCCGCGCCGGCTCTACGCCAATCTCGGCCGCGCCGCCGGGCAGGACGACGACCACGCCTTCGCGATCATCTGGAACCCGGCCGATTGA
- a CDS encoding helix-turn-helix transcriptional regulator, whose protein sequence is MDDTAERAQAARETCPFLTAKQAAFHLGLAYSTLKRLRQAGRGPKCRLHGRTWRYHIDDIEAWSAARARGGDRG, encoded by the coding sequence ATGGACGACACCGCCGAACGCGCGCAGGCCGCGCGCGAGACCTGCCCCTTCCTCACCGCCAAGCAGGCGGCCTTTCATCTCGGCCTCGCCTACTCGACGCTGAAGCGCCTGCGCCAAGCGGGAAGGGGGCCGAAATGCCGCCTGCATGGCCGCACCTGGCGCTATCATATCGACGATATCGAAGCGTGGTCGGCAGCCCGCGCGCGGGGAGGCGACCGTGGTTGA
- a CDS encoding S26 family signal peptidase: MVERRDLPLFAWGNALRAARARRTRLRRRAALLGAGIACLGLTIALPPLPRLVWNASASAPIGLYAVSPGAALERGDMVIAWPPVEARHLAARRRYLPSNVPLVKRVAGIAGDTICAADRMVTVNGRPVAVRRAVDAAGRPLPAWQGCVRLGPGMVFLLMAETPDSFDGRYFGPTLAQHVIGKATPLWLR; this comes from the coding sequence GTGGTTGAGCGCCGCGACCTGCCGCTTTTCGCCTGGGGCAACGCGCTGCGCGCCGCCCGCGCACGCCGCACAAGACTGCGCCGCCGCGCCGCGCTGCTGGGCGCCGGCATCGCCTGCCTCGGCCTCACGATCGCGCTGCCACCTCTGCCCCGGCTGGTCTGGAACGCCAGTGCCAGCGCGCCGATCGGCCTCTATGCCGTGTCGCCCGGCGCGGCGCTCGAACGCGGCGACATGGTGATCGCCTGGCCGCCGGTCGAGGCACGGCACCTGGCCGCGCGCCGTCGCTATCTGCCAAGCAACGTGCCGCTGGTGAAGCGCGTCGCCGGTATTGCCGGAGACACGATCTGCGCGGCGGATCGCATGGTGACGGTGAACGGCCGACCGGTTGCGGTGCGCCGCGCCGTCGATGCGGCGGGCCGTCCGCTGCCAGCCTGGCAGGGATGCGTCCGGCTCGGACCGGGCATGGTCTTCCTGCTCATGGCCGAGACCCCGGACTCGTTCGACGGCCGCTATTTCGGGCCGACGCTGGCGCAGCATGTCATCGGCAAGGCGACCCCGCTGTGGCTGCGCTGA
- a CDS encoding lytic transglycosylase domain-containing protein has translation MAALRVFAVTVALLAATPAAADPRRTDPVSRWHAEIAEASARFGVPGAWIERVMRAESGGHTMLDGRPITSRAGAMGLMQLMPATWAAMRAAHGLGGNPHDPHDNILAGTAYLRAMYDRFGYPGLFAAYNAGPGRYAAHLASGRALPTETRAYLAQVSGTPSGPLQSLPQRSPPALFVALRTSNVSADPSPSRAPDEPPDALFAVRAPR, from the coding sequence GTGGCTGCGCTGAGGGTTTTCGCGGTTACCGTCGCGCTGCTTGCGGCAACACCCGCCGCCGCCGATCCACGCAGAACCGATCCGGTATCCCGCTGGCACGCCGAGATCGCCGAGGCGTCCGCCCGGTTCGGCGTACCGGGCGCCTGGATCGAGCGAGTAATGCGCGCCGAAAGCGGTGGTCATACCATGCTTGACGGGCGACCGATCACCAGCCGAGCAGGCGCGATGGGCCTGATGCAATTGATGCCGGCGACCTGGGCGGCGATGCGCGCGGCGCACGGGCTAGGCGGCAATCCGCATGATCCGCACGACAATATTCTCGCAGGCACGGCCTATCTGCGCGCGATGTATGACCGCTTCGGCTATCCCGGATTGTTCGCCGCCTATAATGCCGGCCCCGGCCGTTATGCCGCCCATCTCGCATCAGGCCGCGCGCTGCCGACCGAGACGCGCGCCTATCTCGCGCAGGTGTCGGGCACGCCTTCGGGTCCATTGCAATCCCTTCCCCAGCGGTCGCCACCAGCATTGTTCGTCGCGCTTCGGACCAGCAACGTATCCGCCGATCCATCGCCATCGCGCGCGCCGGATGAACCGCCCGATGCCCTGTTCGCGGTTCGCGCCCCCCGCTGA